From one Burkholderia pyrrocinia genomic stretch:
- a CDS encoding sarcosine oxidase subunit alpha family protein: protein MSQKDRLGTGGRINRAIPLTFTFNGRTYQGFQGDTLASALLANGVHFVARSFKYHRPRGIVTADVAEPNAVVQLESGPYTVPNARATEIELYQGLVATSVNAEPTLENDKYAINQKFSRFLPAGFYYKTFMWPRKMWPKYEEKIREAAGLGKAPEALDADRYDKCYAHCDVLVVGGGPSGLAAAHAAAVAGARVILVDDQRELGGSLLSCRAEIDAKPALQWVEKIEAELRKLPDVTILSRSTAFGYQDHNLVTVTQRLTDHLPVSMRKGTRELLWKVRAKRVILATGAHERPIVFGNNDLPGVMLASAVSTYVHRFGVLPGRNVVVFTNNDRAYQAALDLKACGAKVTVVDSRASSNGALPAAAKRQGVTVMSGAVVTAASGKWRVSSVDVASSTNGQVGGKLQTLPCDLVAMSGGFSPVLHLFAQSGGKACWNDEKACFLPGKPVQAEASIGAAAGEFGLARALRLAVDAGAEAAKAAGFTAAQRPVAPQVAETVEGALQPLWLVGSREAAARGPKQFVDFQNDVSAADILLAAREGFESVEHVKRYTAMGFGTDQGKLGNINGMAILAQALGKTIPETGTTTFRPNYTPVTFGTFAGRELGDFLDPIRKTCVHEWHVEHGALFEDVGNWKRPWYFPKNGEDLHAAVKRECLAVRNSVGILDASTLGKIDIQGPDAVKLLNWMYTNPWNKLEVGKCRYGLMLDENGMVFDDGVTVRLADQHFMMTTTTGGAARVLTWLERWLQTEWPDMKVRLSSVTDHWATFAVVGPKSRKVVQKVCQDIDFGNEAFPFMSYRNGTVAGAKARVMRISFSGELAYEVNVPANAGRAVWEALMAAGAEFDITPYGTETMHVLRAEKGYIIVGQDTDGSVTPYDLGMGGVVAKSKDFLGKRSLARSDTKKEGRKQFVGLLTEDEQFVLPEGAQIVAKDTQVSAVDPTPMIGHVTSSYYSPILKRSIALAVVKGGLNKMGESVVIPLANGKRITATISSPVFYDTEGVRQHVE from the coding sequence ATGAGCCAGAAAGACCGCCTCGGCACCGGTGGCCGCATCAATCGCGCGATTCCGTTGACGTTCACGTTCAACGGCCGCACGTATCAGGGCTTCCAGGGCGACACGCTCGCGTCCGCGCTGCTCGCGAACGGCGTGCACTTCGTCGCGCGCAGCTTCAAGTACCACCGCCCGCGCGGGATCGTGACGGCCGACGTCGCGGAACCGAATGCGGTCGTGCAGCTCGAATCGGGCCCGTACACGGTGCCGAACGCGCGCGCGACCGAAATAGAGCTGTACCAGGGGCTCGTCGCGACGAGCGTGAACGCCGAGCCGACGCTCGAGAACGACAAGTACGCGATCAACCAGAAGTTCTCGCGCTTCCTGCCGGCCGGCTTCTACTACAAGACCTTCATGTGGCCGCGCAAGATGTGGCCGAAGTACGAAGAGAAGATCCGCGAGGCGGCCGGCCTCGGCAAGGCGCCCGAGGCGCTCGACGCCGATCGCTACGACAAGTGCTATGCGCACTGCGACGTGCTCGTCGTCGGCGGCGGCCCGTCGGGCCTCGCGGCCGCGCATGCGGCGGCCGTGGCCGGCGCGCGCGTGATCCTCGTCGACGACCAGCGCGAGCTCGGCGGCAGCCTGCTGTCGTGTCGCGCCGAGATCGACGCGAAGCCCGCGCTGCAGTGGGTCGAGAAGATCGAGGCCGAGCTGCGCAAGCTGCCCGACGTGACGATCCTGTCGCGCAGCACCGCGTTCGGCTACCAGGACCACAACCTCGTGACGGTCACGCAGCGCCTGACCGATCACCTGCCGGTGTCGATGCGCAAAGGCACGCGCGAGCTGCTGTGGAAGGTCCGCGCGAAGCGCGTGATCCTCGCGACCGGCGCGCACGAGCGTCCGATCGTGTTCGGCAACAACGACCTGCCGGGCGTGATGCTCGCGTCGGCCGTGTCCACCTACGTGCATCGCTTCGGCGTGCTGCCGGGCCGCAACGTGGTCGTGTTCACGAACAACGACCGCGCGTACCAGGCCGCGCTCGACCTGAAGGCATGCGGCGCGAAGGTAACGGTCGTCGATTCGCGCGCATCGTCGAACGGCGCGCTGCCGGCCGCTGCAAAGCGGCAGGGCGTGACGGTGATGAGCGGCGCGGTCGTGACGGCCGCTTCGGGCAAGTGGCGCGTATCGTCGGTCGACGTCGCGTCCAGCACGAACGGCCAGGTGGGCGGCAAGCTGCAGACGCTGCCGTGCGACCTCGTCGCGATGTCGGGCGGCTTCAGCCCCGTGCTGCACCTGTTCGCGCAATCGGGCGGCAAGGCCTGCTGGAACGACGAGAAGGCATGCTTCCTGCCGGGCAAGCCCGTGCAGGCGGAAGCGAGCATCGGTGCGGCGGCCGGCGAATTCGGCCTCGCGCGCGCACTGCGGCTCGCGGTCGATGCCGGCGCGGAAGCGGCGAAGGCGGCGGGCTTCACGGCCGCGCAGCGCCCGGTCGCGCCGCAGGTCGCTGAAACCGTCGAAGGCGCACTGCAGCCGCTGTGGCTCGTCGGCAGCCGCGAGGCCGCGGCGCGCGGGCCGAAGCAGTTCGTCGACTTCCAGAACGACGTGTCGGCTGCGGACATCCTGCTCGCCGCGCGCGAAGGCTTCGAGTCGGTCGAGCACGTGAAGCGCTATACGGCGATGGGCTTCGGCACCGACCAGGGCAAGCTCGGCAACATCAACGGGATGGCGATCCTCGCGCAGGCGCTCGGCAAGACGATTCCGGAAACGGGCACGACGACGTTCCGCCCGAACTACACGCCGGTGACGTTCGGCACGTTCGCGGGCCGCGAACTCGGCGATTTCCTCGACCCGATCCGCAAGACCTGCGTGCATGAATGGCACGTCGAGCACGGCGCGCTGTTCGAGGACGTCGGCAACTGGAAGCGGCCGTGGTATTTCCCGAAGAACGGCGAGGATCTCCATGCGGCCGTGAAGCGCGAGTGCCTCGCGGTGCGCAACAGCGTCGGCATCCTCGACGCGTCGACGCTCGGCAAGATCGACATCCAGGGCCCCGATGCGGTGAAGCTGCTGAACTGGATGTACACGAACCCGTGGAACAAGCTCGAAGTCGGCAAGTGCCGCTACGGGCTGATGCTCGACGAGAACGGGATGGTGTTCGACGACGGCGTGACGGTGCGCCTCGCCGACCAGCATTTCATGATGACGACCACGACGGGCGGCGCGGCGCGCGTGCTCACGTGGCTCGAACGCTGGCTGCAGACCGAATGGCCCGACATGAAGGTGCGGCTCTCGTCCGTCACCGATCACTGGGCGACGTTCGCGGTGGTCGGCCCGAAGAGCCGCAAGGTCGTGCAGAAGGTGTGCCAGGACATCGACTTCGGCAACGAGGCGTTCCCGTTCATGAGCTACCGCAACGGCACCGTCGCGGGCGCGAAGGCGCGCGTGATGCGGATCAGCTTCTCGGGCGAGCTGGCCTATGAAGTGAACGTGCCGGCGAACGCGGGCCGTGCGGTGTGGGAAGCGCTGATGGCGGCCGGTGCCGAGTTCGACATCACGCCGTACGGCACCGAGACGATGCACGTGCTGCGCGCGGAGAAGGGCTACATCATCGTCGGCCAGGATACCGACGGCTCGGTCACGCCGTACGACCTCGGGATGGGCGGGGTCGTCGCGAAGTCGAAGGACTTCCTCGGCAAGCGTTCGCTCGCGCGTTCGGACACGAAGAAGGAAGGCCGCAAGCAGTTCGTCGGCCTGCTGACCGAGGACGAGCAGTTCGTGCTGCCGGAAGGCGCGCAGATCGTCGCGAAGGACACGCAGGTGTCGGCGGTCGATCCGACGCCGATGATCGGCCACGTGACGTCGAGCTACTACAGCCCGATCCTGAAGCGCTCGATCGCGCTCGCGGTGGTGAAGGGCGGCCTGAACAAGATGGGCGAGAGCGTCGTGATTCCGCTGGCCAACGGCAAGCGCATCACCGCGACGATCTCGAGCCCGGTTTTCTACGATACCGAAGGGGTGCGCCAGCATGTGGAATGA
- the ltnD gene encoding L-threonate dehydrogenase has protein sequence MSRNIGVIGLGAMGLGVARSLLRAGLRVHACDVRDTVLQAFAAEGGIACATPAELGAQCDVVVTLVVNAAQTETVLFGEHGAVAAMKPGGVVIASATVAPEFAVALGARIEAAGLQMLDAPVSGGAARAASGEMTMMTSGPAAAYAGCEDVLAAIAGKVYRLGDTHGIGSKVKIINQLLAGVHIAAAAEAMALGLREGVDADALYDVITHSAGNSWMFENRVPHILNGDYTPLSAVDIFVKDLGLVLDTARRSKFPLPLSATAHQMFMSASSAGHGGEDDSAVIKTFPGITLPPAR, from the coding sequence ATGTCACGAAATATTGGAGTCATCGGCCTCGGCGCGATGGGCCTCGGCGTCGCCCGCTCGCTGCTGCGCGCAGGCTTGCGCGTGCACGCATGCGACGTACGCGACACCGTGCTGCAGGCGTTCGCCGCCGAAGGCGGCATTGCCTGCGCGACGCCGGCCGAACTCGGCGCGCAGTGCGACGTCGTCGTCACGCTCGTCGTCAATGCCGCGCAAACGGAAACGGTGCTGTTCGGCGAGCACGGCGCGGTCGCGGCGATGAAGCCGGGCGGCGTCGTGATCGCAAGCGCGACCGTCGCGCCCGAATTCGCGGTCGCGCTCGGCGCACGCATCGAGGCCGCCGGCCTGCAGATGCTCGATGCGCCCGTGTCGGGCGGCGCCGCTCGCGCGGCATCGGGCGAGATGACGATGATGACGTCGGGCCCGGCCGCCGCGTACGCGGGCTGCGAGGACGTGCTCGCCGCGATCGCCGGCAAGGTCTACCGCCTCGGCGACACGCACGGCATCGGCTCGAAGGTGAAGATCATCAACCAGCTGCTGGCCGGCGTGCACATCGCAGCCGCGGCCGAAGCGATGGCGCTGGGCCTGCGCGAAGGCGTCGATGCCGACGCGCTGTACGACGTGATCACGCACAGCGCCGGCAATTCGTGGATGTTCGAGAACCGCGTGCCGCACATCCTGAACGGCGACTACACGCCGCTGTCGGCCGTCGACATCTTCGTGAAGGATCTCGGCCTCGTGCTCGATACCGCGCGCCGCAGCAAGTTCCCGCTGCCGCTGTCGGCCACCGCGCACCAGATGTTCATGAGCGCGTCGAGCGCCGGCCACGGCGGCGAGGACGATTCCGCCGTGATCAAGACTTTCCCCGGCATCACGCTGCCGCCCGCCCGCTGA
- the otnK gene encoding 3-oxo-tetronate kinase — MTASASRPLLGCIADDFTGATDLANMLVKSGMRTVQTIGVPAGNATLDADAIVVALKSRTIPAADAVAQSLAAYEWLRAQGCRQFFFKYCSTFDSTDAGNIGPVADALLDAAGGGFTIACPAFPENGRTIYRGHLFVGDVLLNESGMENHPLTPMKDANLVRVLQRQTKSPVGLIRYDTIALGAAAVRARIDQLRAEGARFAIADALSDRDLYVLGEACAGLPLVTGGSGIALGLPANFRRAEQLPERDNAASLPRIDGLSAVLAGSASKATNAQVAAWRATRPSFRIDPLAASRGEPVVAEALAFARAHLPQPVLIYATATPDEVKAVQQALGVEVAGHLVESTLAAIAQGLRELGVRKFVVAGGETSGAVVQALDVKSLQIGAQIDPGVPATATIDAQPLGLALKSGNFGATDFFDKALRALDGAA; from the coding sequence ATGACCGCTTCCGCTTCCCGTCCCCTGCTCGGCTGCATCGCCGACGATTTCACCGGCGCGACCGATCTCGCGAACATGCTCGTCAAGAGCGGCATGCGCACCGTGCAGACGATCGGCGTGCCTGCCGGCAACGCAACGCTCGACGCCGACGCGATCGTCGTCGCGCTGAAGTCGCGCACGATTCCCGCGGCCGATGCCGTCGCGCAATCGCTCGCCGCGTACGAATGGCTGCGCGCGCAGGGCTGCCGGCAGTTTTTCTTCAAGTACTGCTCGACATTCGACTCGACTGATGCGGGCAACATCGGGCCCGTCGCCGACGCGCTGCTCGATGCGGCCGGCGGCGGCTTCACGATCGCGTGCCCGGCGTTCCCGGAGAACGGCCGCACGATCTATCGCGGCCACCTGTTCGTCGGCGACGTGCTGCTGAACGAATCGGGCATGGAGAACCATCCGCTCACGCCGATGAAGGACGCGAACCTCGTGCGCGTGCTGCAGCGGCAGACAAAGTCGCCGGTCGGTCTGATCCGCTACGACACGATCGCGCTGGGCGCGGCCGCGGTGCGCGCGCGGATCGACCAGTTGCGCGCGGAAGGCGCGCGCTTCGCGATCGCCGACGCGCTGTCCGACCGCGACCTGTACGTGCTCGGCGAAGCATGCGCGGGCCTGCCGCTCGTCACCGGCGGCTCGGGCATCGCGCTCGGCCTGCCCGCGAATTTCCGCCGCGCGGAGCAACTGCCCGAACGCGACAATGCGGCATCGCTGCCGCGCATCGACGGGCTGTCGGCCGTGCTCGCCGGCAGTGCATCGAAAGCCACCAACGCGCAGGTCGCCGCGTGGCGCGCCACGCGGCCGAGCTTCCGCATCGATCCGCTTGCGGCGTCGCGCGGCGAGCCCGTCGTCGCTGAAGCGCTCGCGTTCGCGCGCGCACACCTGCCGCAGCCGGTGCTGATCTACGCGACCGCGACGCCCGACGAAGTGAAGGCCGTGCAGCAGGCGCTCGGTGTCGAAGTGGCCGGTCATCTCGTCGAAAGCACGCTCGCGGCGATCGCGCAGGGCCTGCGCGAGCTCGGCGTGCGCAAGTTCGTCGTCGCCGGCGGCGAGACGTCCGGCGCGGTCGTGCAGGCGCTCGACGTGAAGTCGCTGCAGATCGGCGCGCAAATCGATCCGGGCGTGCCGGCCACGGCCACCATCGATGCGCAGCCGCTCGGCCTCGCGCTGAAATCCGGCAACTTCGGCGCGACGGACTTTTTCGACAAGGCGCTGCGCGCGCTGGACGGAGCCGCATGA
- a CDS encoding L-serine ammonia-lyase: MNVSAFDLFKIGIGPSSSHTVGPMIAACRFASHVEDANLLGFVRRVRVELYGSLGATGKGHGTDKAVLLGLEGHLPDTIDPDLIEPRLAAIRAEKSLSLLGKQTVRFEEKEHIGFFRKMMSGTSIVHPNGMRFQAFDEHGQLLVEKEYYSVGGGFVVNRDGDRVNGVRAAVEVPYPFRTGDDLMRQCREHGLSIAELMLRNECALRPADEVRAGLLAIWRTMAACVERGCKVEGELPGPMRVKRRAAELNGNLRARSEESLRDPLSMLDWVNLYAMAVNEENAAGGRVVTAPTNGAAGVIPAVLHYYVKFVPGSNEAGIVEFLLTAAAIGIIYKETASISGAEVGCQGEVGVACSMAAAALAAVMGGTPDQVENAAEIGMEHNLGMTCDPVGGLVQIPCIERNAMGAIKALNASRMALKGNGQHYVSLDSVIKTMRETGADMKTKYKETSRGGLAVNVIEC, translated from the coding sequence ATGAACGTCAGCGCGTTCGACCTGTTCAAGATCGGCATCGGCCCGTCCAGTTCGCATACGGTCGGCCCGATGATCGCCGCGTGCCGCTTCGCGTCGCACGTGGAGGACGCGAACCTGCTCGGCTTCGTGCGCCGCGTGCGCGTCGAGCTGTACGGCTCGCTCGGCGCGACCGGCAAGGGCCACGGCACCGACAAGGCCGTGCTGCTCGGCCTCGAGGGCCACCTGCCCGACACGATCGATCCCGACCTGATCGAGCCGCGGCTCGCCGCGATCCGCGCGGAGAAGTCGCTGTCGCTGCTCGGCAAGCAGACGGTCCGCTTCGAGGAAAAGGAGCACATCGGCTTCTTTCGCAAGATGATGAGCGGCACGAGCATCGTGCACCCGAACGGAATGCGCTTCCAGGCATTCGACGAACACGGCCAGTTGCTGGTCGAGAAAGAGTATTACTCGGTCGGCGGCGGTTTCGTCGTGAACCGCGACGGCGATCGCGTGAACGGCGTGCGCGCGGCGGTCGAGGTGCCGTACCCGTTCCGCACCGGCGACGACCTGATGCGGCAGTGTCGCGAACACGGGCTGTCGATCGCCGAACTGATGCTGCGCAACGAATGCGCGCTGCGCCCCGCCGACGAAGTGCGCGCCGGGCTGCTCGCGATCTGGCGCACGATGGCCGCATGCGTCGAGCGCGGCTGCAAGGTCGAGGGCGAGCTGCCGGGCCCGATGCGCGTGAAGCGCCGCGCGGCCGAGCTGAACGGGAACCTGCGCGCGCGCTCGGAAGAGTCGCTGCGCGACCCGCTGTCGATGCTCGACTGGGTCAACCTGTACGCGATGGCCGTCAACGAGGAGAACGCGGCGGGAGGGCGCGTCGTCACCGCGCCGACCAACGGCGCGGCCGGCGTGATTCCCGCGGTGCTGCACTACTACGTGAAATTCGTGCCGGGCTCGAACGAAGCCGGCATCGTCGAATTCCTGCTGACGGCCGCGGCGATCGGGATCATCTACAAGGAAACCGCGTCGATCTCCGGCGCGGAAGTCGGTTGCCAGGGCGAAGTGGGCGTCGCGTGCTCGATGGCCGCGGCCGCGCTCGCCGCGGTGATGGGCGGCACGCCCGACCAGGTCGAGAACGCCGCCGAGATCGGCATGGAGCACAACCTCGGGATGACCTGCGATCCGGTCGGCGGGCTCGTGCAGATCCCGTGCATCGAGCGCAACGCGATGGGCGCGATCAAGGCGCTGAACGCGTCGCGCATGGCGCTCAAGGGCAACGGCCAGCACTACGTGTCGCTCGATTCCGTGATCAAGACGATGCGCGAGACGGGTGCCGACATGAAGACGAAATACAAGGAAACGTCGCGCGGCGGTCTCGCCGTGAACGTCATCGAATGCTAA
- a CDS encoding sarcosine oxidase subunit beta family protein — MSRYSIFSLFRNGLSYHENWEKQWKSPEPKKEYDVVIVGGGGHGLATAYYLAKEHGITNVAILEKGWIGGGNTARNTTIVRSNYLWDESAALYEKAMKLWEGLSQDLNYNVMFSQRGVMNLAHTLQDVRDTERRVNANRLNGVDAEFLTPAQIKEIEPTINLNSRYPVLGASIQRRAGVARHDAVAWGFARGADRAGVDIIQNCQVTGIRREGGAVVGVDTVKGFIKAKKVAVVAAGNTTTLADMAGVRLPIESHPLQALVSEPIKPVVNSVIMSNAVHAYISQSDKGDLVIGAGIDQYTGFGQRGSFHIIESTLQAIVEMFPVFSRVRMNRQWGGIVDVSPDACPIITKTDVKGLYFNCGWGTGGFKATPGSGWVFAHTIARDEPHPLNAPFALDRFYTGHLIDEHGAAAVAH; from the coding sequence ATGAGCCGCTACTCGATATTCAGCCTGTTCCGCAACGGCCTCTCGTATCACGAGAACTGGGAAAAGCAGTGGAAGAGCCCGGAACCGAAGAAGGAATACGACGTCGTGATCGTCGGCGGCGGCGGCCACGGCCTCGCGACCGCGTACTACCTCGCGAAGGAACACGGGATCACGAACGTCGCGATCCTCGAGAAGGGCTGGATCGGCGGCGGCAACACCGCGCGCAACACGACGATCGTGCGCTCGAACTATCTGTGGGACGAATCGGCCGCGCTGTACGAGAAGGCGATGAAGCTGTGGGAAGGGCTGTCGCAGGACCTGAACTACAACGTGATGTTCAGCCAGCGCGGCGTGATGAACCTCGCGCACACGTTGCAGGACGTACGTGACACCGAGCGCCGCGTCAACGCGAACCGGCTGAACGGCGTCGATGCCGAATTCCTGACGCCCGCGCAGATCAAGGAAATCGAGCCGACGATCAACCTGAACAGCCGCTACCCGGTGCTCGGCGCATCGATCCAGCGCCGTGCGGGCGTCGCGCGTCACGACGCGGTGGCCTGGGGCTTCGCGCGCGGCGCGGATCGCGCCGGCGTCGACATCATCCAGAACTGCCAGGTGACGGGCATTCGCCGCGAAGGCGGCGCGGTGGTCGGCGTCGATACGGTGAAGGGCTTCATCAAGGCGAAGAAGGTCGCGGTGGTGGCGGCCGGCAACACGACGACGCTCGCCGACATGGCCGGCGTGCGCCTGCCGATCGAAAGCCACCCGCTGCAGGCGCTGGTGTCCGAGCCGATCAAGCCGGTGGTCAACTCGGTGATCATGTCGAACGCGGTGCACGCGTATATCAGCCAGTCCGACAAGGGCGATCTCGTGATCGGCGCGGGCATCGACCAGTACACGGGCTTCGGCCAGCGCGGCAGCTTCCACATCATCGAAAGCACGCTGCAGGCGATCGTCGAGATGTTCCCGGTGTTCTCGCGCGTGCGGATGAACCGCCAGTGGGGCGGTATCGTCGACGTGTCGCCGGACGCGTGCCCGATCATCACCAAGACCGACGTGAAGGGCCTTTATTTCAACTGCGGCTGGGGCACCGGCGGCTTCAAGGCGACGCCCGGCTCGGGCTGGGTGTTCGCGCACACGATCGCGCGCGACGAACCGCATCCGCTGAACGCGCCGTTCGCGCTCGACCGCTTCTACACGGGCCACCTGATCGACGAGCACGGCGCTGCCGCCGTTGCGCACTAA
- a CDS encoding FadR/GntR family transcriptional regulator — protein MFEKIPARAMSDHVAQQLLKQIEVGSFSATGKLPTEAVLAQEFGVSRTVIREAISRLKNEGVVEPRQGSGVYVNQHGAIRPLRIDYAEAVEASSMPHLLAVRRAIEAEVAAEAALHHSADDMADIDDALREIDEAVAEGRDGVAEDVAFHRTIAAVTGNPYFLKTLQFLNQYLEAGVKVTRSNEATREDFSRQVREEHAAIADAIRARDPMAARNAARTHMYNAARRLAEAGIC, from the coding sequence ATGTTCGAGAAAATTCCCGCCCGCGCGATGAGCGACCATGTCGCGCAGCAACTGCTCAAGCAGATCGAAGTCGGCAGTTTCTCGGCCACCGGCAAGCTGCCGACCGAAGCCGTGCTCGCGCAGGAATTCGGCGTGAGCCGCACCGTGATCCGCGAGGCGATCTCGCGGCTGAAGAACGAAGGCGTGGTCGAGCCGCGCCAGGGCAGCGGCGTGTACGTGAACCAGCACGGCGCGATCCGGCCGCTGCGGATCGACTATGCGGAAGCCGTCGAGGCGAGCTCGATGCCGCACCTGCTCGCGGTGCGCCGCGCGATCGAGGCTGAAGTCGCGGCCGAAGCCGCGCTGCACCACTCCGCCGACGACATGGCCGACATCGACGACGCGCTGCGCGAGATCGACGAGGCGGTCGCAGAAGGGCGCGACGGCGTCGCGGAAGACGTCGCGTTCCACCGCACGATCGCCGCCGTCACCGGCAACCCGTATTTCCTGAAGACGCTGCAGTTCCTGAACCAGTACCTCGAAGCCGGCGTGAAAGTCACGCGCAGCAACGAAGCGACGCGCGAGGATTTCTCGCGCCAGGTGCGCGAGGAACACGCGGCGATCGCCGACGCGATCCGCGCGCGCGACCCGATGGCGGCGCGCAACGCGGCGCGCACGCACATGTACAACGCCGCCCGACGTCTCGCGGAAGCCGGCATCTGCTGA
- a CDS encoding sarcosine oxidase subunit delta: MLLIECPWCGPRAESEFSCGGEADIVRPVNNENMTDREWGEYVFMRENKRGLHKEQWLHAQGCRRWFKATRDTVTYDIKGYEKFGGDAAGNAHEEGTSK; this comes from the coding sequence ATGTTGCTGATCGAATGTCCGTGGTGCGGGCCGCGCGCCGAATCCGAATTCTCTTGCGGCGGCGAAGCCGACATCGTGCGCCCCGTCAACAACGAGAACATGACCGACCGCGAATGGGGCGAATACGTGTTCATGCGCGAGAACAAGCGCGGGCTGCACAAGGAGCAATGGCTGCACGCGCAGGGCTGCCGACGCTGGTTCAAGGCCACGCGCGACACGGTGACCTACGATATCAAGGGCTACGAAAAGTTCGGCGGCGACGCTGCCGGCAACGCACACGAAGAGGGCACGAGCAAATGA
- a CDS encoding sarcosine oxidase subunit gamma has translation MWNETRNQTQVAGAGAVTLESPFVGAVDVLKTHQARASNKFTLRERPFLDLVNVRGELSDPAFVSAFERVVGCRPPAQPNTVARGAEYDVLWLGPDEWLVRSNGPVPAGVLEAKLADAVQGTYSAAVDVGSGYTVVEISGERVRDVLARGCPLDLHPRAFKPGQCAQSHYFKSSIVLIPTGDDTFEIVLRRSFADYFVRIMLDAAAPLAS, from the coding sequence ATGTGGAATGAAACGAGAAACCAGACGCAGGTGGCGGGCGCGGGCGCCGTGACGCTTGAATCGCCGTTCGTCGGCGCGGTCGACGTGCTGAAGACGCACCAGGCGCGCGCATCGAACAAGTTCACGCTGCGCGAGCGGCCGTTCCTCGATCTCGTCAACGTCCGCGGCGAGTTGAGCGATCCGGCGTTCGTGAGCGCGTTCGAACGCGTGGTCGGCTGCCGGCCGCCCGCGCAGCCGAACACAGTCGCGCGCGGCGCCGAGTACGACGTGCTGTGGCTCGGCCCCGACGAATGGCTCGTGCGCTCGAACGGGCCCGTGCCGGCCGGCGTGCTGGAGGCCAAGCTCGCGGATGCCGTGCAGGGCACGTATTCGGCGGCCGTCGACGTCGGCAGCGGCTACACGGTCGTCGAGATCAGCGGCGAACGCGTGCGCGACGTGCTCGCGCGCGGCTGCCCGCTCGATCTCCACCCGCGTGCGTTCAAGCCGGGCCAGTGCGCGCAGTCGCATTACTTCAAGTCGTCGATCGTGCTGATCCCGACCGGCGACGATACGTTCGAGATCGTCCTGCGCCGCAGCTTCGCCGACTACTTCGTACGCATCATGCTCGACGCTGCCGCGCCGCTCGCGTCATGA
- a CDS encoding GlxA family transcriptional regulator, producing MTPDVPASPLAEPAPRRIRFGIVLLPNFTLTAFSGFVDMLRLSADDGDYSKPVRCAWSVIGETLAPVRASCGIQITPWETFDAAEPFDYVVVVGGLLHSGPQAGPETLDFIRRAATGGATVVGICTGVFTLMRAGVLDGYRTCVSWFHYWDFIERFPSADPDLLIADRLFVIDRRRITCSGGRASIDVAAAILLRHFDHATVQKALRILLVGEMQKGNAPQPHPPGLEPATHPKVKRAILLMEQHVGRTLPLDELACKLDLSTRQLERLFKAETGKSPQVFAKQVRLRTAAWLLTSSDRTVADIASSCGFADASHLGREFRKQFGVPPATYRERGGEVAEAGAPDAAADPVEDIAD from the coding sequence ATGACACCCGACGTACCCGCTTCCCCCCTTGCAGAACCCGCACCGCGGCGTATCCGCTTCGGCATCGTGCTGCTGCCGAACTTCACGCTGACGGCCTTCTCGGGCTTCGTCGACATGCTGCGGCTGTCGGCCGACGACGGCGACTACAGCAAACCCGTGCGCTGCGCGTGGAGCGTGATCGGCGAGACCCTCGCGCCGGTGCGCGCGAGCTGCGGGATCCAGATCACGCCGTGGGAGACGTTCGACGCGGCCGAGCCGTTCGACTATGTGGTCGTGGTCGGCGGGCTGCTGCATTCGGGGCCGCAAGCCGGCCCCGAAACGCTCGACTTCATCCGCCGCGCGGCGACGGGCGGCGCGACGGTCGTCGGAATCTGCACCGGCGTGTTCACGCTGATGCGCGCCGGCGTGCTCGACGGCTACCGCACCTGCGTGAGCTGGTTCCACTACTGGGATTTCATCGAACGCTTCCCGTCCGCCGATCCCGACCTGCTGATCGCCGACCGGCTGTTCGTGATCGACCGGCGCCGGATCACCTGTTCGGGCGGCCGCGCGTCGATCGATGTCGCCGCCGCGATCCTGCTGCGCCATTTCGATCATGCAACCGTGCAGAAGGCGCTGCGCATCCTGCTCGTCGGCGAGATGCAGAAGGGCAACGCGCCGCAGCCGCATCCGCCGGGGCTCGAGCCGGCGACGCATCCGAAGGTCAAGCGCGCGATTCTCCTGATGGAACAGCATGTCGGGCGCACGCTGCCGCTCGATGAACTGGCGTGCAAGCTCGACCTGTCGACGCGACAGCTCGAGCGCCTGTTCAAGGCCGAGACGGGCAAGAGCCCGCAGGTGTTCGCGAAGCAGGTGCGGCTGCGCACCGCCGCGTGGCTGCTGACGAGTTCGGACCGCACGGTGGCCGATATCGCGTCGAGCTGCGGGTTCGCCGATGCGTCGCACCTCGGGCGCGAATTCCGCAAGCAGTTCGGCGTGCCGCCGGCGACGTATCGCGAACGCGGCGGCGAAGTGGCGGAAGCCGGCGCGCCAGACGCGGCGGCCGACCCCGTCGAGGACATCGCCGACTGA